The genomic interval TCCTGAGCCTTGTGTCCACATTTCCCCTGAGGTCTTTAATTTCAATGTCTTTTCTGTAGCTCTTCACCTCAGCTATCCTTCTAATACTACCCGTACCTATAACAGAACCCTCCGGCAGGTCTTCAATTTTCTCTCCACCTGCTGATATTAAGGCATCAGCAACTTCCTCTCTTGTTGGAGTGGCAGCTATGTGAAGTTCGGGTAGTAACTCGGTGGGTACATCCTTCATGCTGTGCACAGCAATCTCAACTCTTCCATCTCTCACAGCTTCGTCTATTTCCTTAACAAAAATTCCCTTGCCACCAACTTTTGCCAGAGGCGCGTCTTTTATTTTATCGCCTGTTGTCCTTATTATTTCCCTGTCAAGTTCCAGCTCAGGAAATTTATCTCCCAGCATACCAATTATATAATCTGTTTGCCACAGAGCAAGCCTGCTTCCCCTTGTTCCAACCTTCAGTTTCATCTTAAGACCTTCAGAGCCTCTTCTGCCTTCTCAAGGGTTTCTTCGATATCTCTCTGGCTGTGAGCATAGCTTATAAAGTTGCATTCAAACTGGGAAGGTGGTATAAAGACTCCCCTCTTCAGCATTGCCTTCTCATATTCAAGAAAATCCTCTGTCCTTGCCTTCAAAGCTGTTGTATAATCATAAACCTCCTCATCTATAATATACATCTGGTACATGCTTGCTATTGAGTAAATCTTTGTATCAATCCCGAGGTCTGAGGTTATATCCTTCAGGCCAGAGGTGAGCTTATGAGTGAGGGAGTTTATCTTCTCATACACTCTTCCATCTTCAAGTTCTGATAGAGCTGCAATTCCAGAAGCCATACTGAGAGGGTTGCCGTTGAATGTTCCTGCCTGATAAACCCTGCCAATAGGTGAGAAGTTTTCCATAATTTCCTTTGAGGCAGTTATAATTCCAAGGGGCAGGCCTCCTCCTGCAATCTTCCCCAGTGTTGTTATATCTGGCTTAACTCCAAAGTACTCCTGGGCACCGCCATAGCTGATGCGGAAGCCTGTAATCACCTCATCAAAGATTAGCATTATTCCATTCTCAGAAGTTATCTCCCTGAGAAATTTAAGGTAGCCATCTTCGGGTAAAATGCAGCCTGCATTGCCTATTACTGGCTCGAGGATTATGGCTGCAATCTCATCTTTATTCTCGCTAACAAGCCTTTCAATAGCATCTTTACTGTTGAAAGGAGCAAGAAGTGTATTCTTTATTGTTTCTTCAGGTATCCCTGCGCTTGTTGCCACACCATGTGTTGTTGCTCCACTTCCAGCTTTTACAAGAACATAATCATGTGCACCGTGAAAAGCTCCCTCAAATTTTATTATCTTCTTTCTGCCAGTGTATCCTCTTGCCAGTCTGATTGCACCCATGGTAGCCTCTGTACCCGTATTTACAAAGCGCACCATCTCTGCACTCGGTACGGCTTTCACTATCCTCCTTGCAAGTTCAATTTCGAGTTCTGTGGGTGTACCATAGGCCGAACCCTTTTTCATCTGCTCTCTGACAGCTTCCACAACTTTTGGATGGGCATGGCCAAGAATTAAAGGCCCATAGGCAAGGCAGTAGTCTATATAACTTTTATTATCCACATCATATAGCCTTGAGCCCTCTCCACGGACTGTGAAAAATGGGTAGGGCTTCATAGCCCTGACAGGAGAGTTGACTCCACCAACAAGATAATTTCTTGCCTCATTAAAAAGCTCTTCAGATTTCATCTAATCTCCCTCATTAAGCCATTTGGCAACATCTTTGGCATGATAGGTTACAACAATATCTGCTCCTGCTCTCTTTATTGATGTGAGAATCTCAAAAACAATAGCCTTTTCATCCACATTATCAAGCTGTGAAGCTGCCTTTACCATTGCATACTCCCCGCTCACATTGTAAGCTGCAGTTGGAACTTTGAAGCGCTCCTTTACACGTGTTATAATATCCAGGTAGCTCAGAGCTGGCTTAACCATAACTATATCTGCACCCTCCTGAAGGTCAAGATATACCTCCTGCAGTGCCTCGTTGATATTTGCCGGGTCCATCTGATAGCTCTTTCTGTCTCCAAAGGAAGGTGTTGATTCAGCAGCCTCTCTGAAAGGCCAATAGAAAGAAGAGGCATACTTTGCTGAATAGCTCATTATAATCGTATCCTGATACCCTCCATCCTCGAGGGTTTCCCTTATTGCTTTAACCCTGCCATCCATCATGTCGCTGGGTGCTACAATATCAGCTCCTGCCTCAGCATGACTGAGAGCTTCTTTTGCTAGTAAATCCAGAGTGGGGTCATTGAGCACTTCTCCGCCTTCAACTATACCACAGTGGCCATGTGATGTATATTCACACAGGCACACGTCTGTAGCCACCACAAGCTCTTTTCCAACTTCATCCTTAATCTCTTCAATTGCTCTCTGAATTATTCCTTCCTGATTATAGGCTTCACTTCCGATATCGTCCTTATATCTCGGGATTCCAAATAGAATTACTGCAGGGACGCCAAGGCTCACAATCTCAAGAACTTCATCTCTAACCTCATGGAGAGGAATACGGAACTGGCCGGGCATAGAAGATATTTCAACTCTGTTTTTTATATTCTCATCAATAAACACTGGATAAACCAGGTCATTCTTATTCACACTGGTTTCCTTCACAATATCTCTTATTTTTTCTGTTTTCCTTAACCTGCGCATTCTTCTTTTTGGAAACATACTAATACTCCTTTCCATTTAGGCCCATACCAAACCAGTTTTCAGCCACTTTTATTGCTTCCTGGTCTCCAGATTCTGCAGATTCTCTTATACTTGAAGCAATGGGTGTAAGTGTTCTCTTAACTATCACTCTTGTAAGGTCATCAATTATCTTTTTCTCTCTCCCTCCAAGGTTATCAAGCATTTTCAATGCCTTTTCAACCTCTCTGTTTCTTATAATCTCGGCATCCATGAATATCTTGCATACCAGGTCTTCCACATCAATTCTATATATCTGCTTCACAAGAAGTTTGAGGTCCTCCTCAATTATCTCTTCGACCTTCACAATTTCCTTCTCTCTTGCCTTTCTGTTCTTTTCAGCTATAGCCCTCAGTCCATCTATATTGAAGGCTTTAACAAATTTTAACTCTTCAACATTGTCGCTAACATCCCTCGGAATTGCAACATCTATTATAACAAGGGGTTCATCTCTATCTTCAAAAGTTTCTTCAAGTAATTTCCCGGTAATTATAGGCTCCTGTGAGCTTGTGGCAGTGACTATCAGGTCGCTTTCTTTTATCCCTTCTTTGAGATTTTCAAATTTTAAAGCCTCACCTCCGAGTTCTTCGGATACTTTTAAAGCCTTTGAGTATGTCCTGTTTATCACAACAAGCTTTTTCAGTTTTTGCTCTGCCAGTGCCCTGGAAACAAGGGTACCCATTTCACCCATTCCAATGAGCAGAGCTACTTTTCCTTCCAGACCGCCAAGAACTTCACTACCAAGTTCGACAGCTGCACTGCCAATAGAAACCGCACCATTATTTATATTTGTTCTGTGTCTCACAACCTGGCCCACATGGAGAGCCTTTGTGAAAATATTTTCAAAAAATGGGCCTACTGTGTTAAGTGCTCTGGAAAATCTGAAGGAATCTCTAACCTGGCCAATAATCTGGTCTTCACCGATAATCATACTTTCAACGCCTGATGTAAGTCTCAGAAGATGGAGAAGAGCATCAATATGATAGTCTACCTGCATTGCATCATGTAATTTTGCGGAAAAGTCAACAACATGTTTTACAAGAAGGTCCGGGAGCTCTTCCTGTTCAACTTCATGACTGTGCATACTACCTTGCCTGACTTTCATCCTCTGTATAATATCATTCATGAGATAATCGATTATGTCATGGTGGGCAAGCTGTATATCCTCAGCAGCAGCAAAAATTTCAACTCTGTTGCAGGTCTGTATCACCACAACTTCTTTAACAGAGCGTAGAGAATGGATATCCAATAAAGCCTTCTTAATATCAGGAAATGCAAAGGCTTCAAGAGTTTCAACATCTGCAGTATGGTGGGTTACTCTTATATTCAGTGTGTGCATTCAAGTTCCTCCAGAATTTTAATAGCTATACTTCTGGCTTTTGTAATGTCCCCCTTTTTCAGATTCTCGGATATATCCCCCCTGCTGATTATCTTATATATCAGCTTCTGTCTTTCCCTCTGAGAATTTATACATTCCATCAGTCTCTCTCTAAGAAATTCATTAAATTCTATCAAGAGAATATCTTCTTGTGCCAGAGTTTTTTTAATTTTTTCTTTTATCAATCTTGCTGCGGCAGGTGCCCTGCCGAGGGTTGAGACAGATATTACAAGCCCATCCTTCTCAATGACAGCAGGAAATATTATATTACCTGACTTATCTGCTCTGTTAACAAGCTTATTCTGTCTTTTTGCTTCTCTCTCTATTGCATCATTCAGCTCTTCAGAACTTGTCAGTGCAAGAATAATATTATATTTTTCAATATAGTTCTTCAAATCAGAGGGCTCAACTTTCTTCTTTACTATTTTTACACTTTTTATATTTTTTATACTGGAAGTGAAGTGCTCACTTATCACAGTTACTTCTGCCCCTGCTCTGATAAGCTTCTTTATTCGCCTCTCAGCAACCCTGCCTGCGCCAAAAACAACACATTTTCTGTTTTTAATGTTTAATATTACCGAAAGCATAAAAAGTTTCCTTCTTCCATTATTTTTTTGCCATCAAGCCACAGGCTGGGCTTCAGCATCACTCCATCCATATGAAGATTTGCCCTGTTCGTTCCTCCAAAAGTATTGTTGTCACCGAAGGCAATATGCACTGTTTTGAAGGCTTTCTCATCCTCAAGAACATTTCCCGTAATTCTGGCACTGGGGTTGCAGCCTATTCCGATTTCTGCAATAACCCTTGAATTCTCAACACTCCTGAAAAGCTCCTCAAGCTCTGGTCTGTTCACATTGAACGCTCTGCCATTACTAACTTCAACAATCACAGGCTGGGCTATTCTGCCAAGGTTAGCCATAGAGGCATCAAAAACAATCCTGCCCTCATCAGAATCTTCCAGAGGAGCTATAAATGCTTCTCCGGCAGGTAGATTACCAAAAGTTCCAGCTTTTTTTATGTCCCCGGAATCAGCAATACCTTTCCTATCTTTCAGACTGGCTTTGAAATCTGTACCTGCCTCTGTTTTAATCCTTATTTCATCAGCTTCTGTTAACTTCCTGGCAATAAAATCTGAAATTCTCCTAACTTCTCTATAGTCTGCTGTCATTGCACCTGAAAAAAGCATGCTTTTTGTTATTCCTGGCATTGTGGCAACTCTGGCTCCTGCCCTGCATGCTCTTTTTCTTGCTTCAGTATGGGTAAGAGACTTTGATGTTGGAGCAATTACAACATCTGCTGCCCTCATAGATTCGGCAATAACTCCAGGTGGTTCCTCGCCGTCTCTCTCTCTCTGCTTCATAATGATTGAAATAACTTCTCTACTTAGCTTCTCGACAGTTTTCCTTACAATCTCACCCATCTCGAAGCTATTATAATCACTTACTATAAGGACTTCCTCTTCTTCCTTTATGCCAATGGTTTCTCCAAATATTCTCTCAAGCATAATAATATAATGTAACCTTTCACTTTAGTATAAAGAATTTGTTATTACTATAATAACTTCTGGAGAGATGTTGTGGTTACATAAAAATCTCCTTCACTTTGAAGGAACATCCACACTCATATTTATAGCAATTTCTGCAATGTCAGTTGAGTAACTTGCTATTCTGTTCAGGCTATCCATAATCCCTTTGAGAAGCATTGCCCTGTTTGCTTTAATGTTGCTCTGGAAGAGTTTATTAAGTGTTTTTTCATGTATGGTATTTATCTCTGACATGTCATAGAAAACCCTCTGGGCTGAAGCCATGTCAAGAGAAAAGAAAGATTTTGAAGCTTTCTGGAAGGCATCGGTTACCAATTTAAGAATTTTTGCAAATTCTCTCATGTCTTCTATGTCATTCTCAGCCAGCTTTAGATAGGTCTCCGAGATATTCTCACAGTGGTCAGAAATCCTCTCAAAATTTTTAACTACCATTCTGTATCCGAGAGCATCTCTGGGGTCTGAGATTCCTAGTTTTTCAGCAAGATGGGAGTATCTAACTGCACCTTTGAGCTGTCTGACAACAAGAAAATAAAGCCTGTCGACTTCGTTCTCTCTTATAGTGATGTCTCTTGCAAGAGCTTTCTCACCTTCCCTGAACACACTTATAAGCTCGGAGAGCATTGAGCTAACTATCATATGAATTCTGCGCAGAGCCTTAATTGTTGGAAGTTTGCGTTCATTGAGAAGGATTTCAAGAGTAAGAGCTTCATTGGTGTCTTCAACGATTTCAACTCCAATGAGGATTTCCGATATATGCCTTGCCACCTTTCTATATTTTAGCTGCTCCTTATGGTCAAGTATAATCTTGAGTGTATCGTAGCCTATGAGATAGTAGGATATCAGTAGCTTTTCCAGAGCCTCTGAAGTTTCAACCTGTGATGCTTTTATTACAACCTCTCTGTTATCTTCTTCCTTTTCTGTCATTTCTACTATAAGGGAACTCTGTGTTTCCATAACAAAGACAGTATCCCCCTCTTTTAAACCTACCTTTTCAACCCATTTTTTTGGCAGTGACATTATATATGTGCTGCCTCCGCTGAGATAAATCTTGCGTGCCTGCATAAATTTCCTCCAATATCCTGGTTTTTATATATGCAACTATACTCAAATAACCGTTATATATAATATATATGGTATAGTTTGTATATCCATTAAATATATAAAATTAACTCTGCAACGTTTACCTGTAAATTTTGTCTAATAAAAGGAGGTAGAAATATGGATAAGAAGATAATTCTTTTGCCACTTCTGGCAGTTCTGTTTCTAGTAGCAGGATGTACAGGGGCTGGAACAGGTAAGACAAGTGGAAGTACACCTGTTCAGAGTGCACCGGGTGCTGCAGTTAAGACTACGCCAAGTACTCCAAGTGCTCCGGCACAAACAATAACTCTGACTGGTGCAGGGTCAACTTTCATATATCCGTTGATGTCAAAGTGGAGCTATGTTTATAACAAGCTTAATAATGTAAAAATTAACTATGCGAGTATAGGCAGTGGCGGTGGAATAAGGCAGATAGTAGTAAAGACAGTTGATTTTGGTGCCACCGATGCTCCTCTTCAATCATATGGCTATTCACATATACATGGAGCCCTGACTATTCCTGAGAGTATTGGCGGAGTAACGCTTTCATATAATCTTCCGGGTATCGGTAAAGGATTAAAATTAACTGGTGATGTTATTGCAGATATATACTTGGGTAAAATAACAAAATGGAATGATAAGAGAATAACTGCACAGAATCCCGGAGTTAATCTGCCAGATAAAAGCATAATGGTGGTTCATAGAAGTGACGGAAGCGGTACAACCTTTACATTCTCTGACTATCTATCCTCAGTTAGTGCAACATGGAAGGAAAAGGTTGGTAAAGGTAAGTCACTCAGCTGGCCTGTAGGTTTGGGCGGTAAGGGTAACGAAGGAGTTGCCGGACTTGTAAGACAGAATCCCTATTCCATAGGTTATGTGGAGCTTGCATATGTTATGCAGAATAATATGACAGATGCCATGGTGAAGAATAAAGCAGGTAACTATGTGTTGCCTTCCCTCGATACCGTAAAAGCTGATGCTGCAGGAGTAACTCTTCCCAAGGGAGACGGGATATGGTCGAATGTTAGTATAGTCAATGCACCGGGTAAAAACGCTTATCCAATATCAACCTTCACATACATAGTAGAATACCCAGATTTGAGTGTTTTGCCTGATATGACAGAAGCCAAGGCCAAAGCTCTTGTTGGATTCATGTGGTGGATGGTTCATGACGGACAGAAATATGCACCTGGACTCCTCTATGTACCTCTTCCCGATAAAGTGGTGAAGATAGACGAAGAGACCATAAAATTAATAAAATATAAGGGACAACCAGTACTCAGGTGAAGGTATGAGGTTCCCAAACTTTTTTTTTTCTTTTAGAAAGAGTGAAGGTCAGGATAGAATATTCCAGTTCTTTATGGGTACTGTAACTCTAATAAGTGTAATTTTTCTTGCGCTTATACTTTTATACGAATTAATTAAAGGTTCTATGCCATCAATTCAGCATTTTGGTTATGATTTTATATTCAGCACAGCATGGAACCCTGTTAAAAACGAATTTGGTGCTCTCCCTTTTATCTTTGGAACTTTTGTTTCATCTTTTCTGGCTCTACTTATAGGAGTGCCTATATGCCTTGGAATTGCAGTATATGTCACTGAAATTGCGTCACCCAGGATAAGTGCACTTATATCTCCTTTAATCGAACTTCTCGCTGCGATTCCAAGTGTGATTATTGGTCTCTGGGGAATATTTGTATTTGCTCCCTTTGTCAGGGATTATATCTCCCATTTCCTTGTCAAGTATCTAGGTTTTTTACCTTTATTTGAGGGGCCTGATTATGGTCTTTCAATGCTCACGGCAGGAATGGTGCTGGCAATAATGATTATACCTATTGTTTCGTCTGTTTCGAGAGAGGCTTTGCTGGCTGTACCTATACTTCAGAAGGAAGCTGCTCTCGCTCTGGGTGCAACGAGGTTTGAAGCCATGATTCAGGTTATCCTGCCCTATGCAAGAGGTGCAATATTCGGCGCAGTTATACTTGGTCTTGGAAGAGCTATAGGTGAAACTATGGCTGTGACTATGGTTATAGGAAACAGACCAGAAATATCCGCTTCTATTCTTCATCCAGGTTATACTATGGCTGCTGTAATAGCAAATGAATTTACTGAAGCAACTGCAAATATTTACCTTGCAACTCTGATTGAGATTGGTCTTATTCTCTTTATTATTTCCATAATTGTGAATGCAATAGCCAGATTTATTAATTGGAAATATCTGAGAATTCAGGAGAATTAATATGTTGGAGAGAAAGTTAAAAGATAAAATTTTCACTGTATTCTGTATTGGTAGTGCTATTCTTGCTCTGATACCTCTGATGAGTATGCTCTCTACTATTATATTCAGGGGTTTTTCTGTGATTAATCTAGACTTTCTGACGCAGCTTCCTACACCGGTGGGTACGCCCGGAGGGGGCTTTGGAAATGCTATACAGGGTAGCATAATAACGTGTGGAATAGCCAGTATAATAGGTATTCCTCTCGGAGTAATTGCTGGAATGTATCTTGCAGAGTATAAGAAAAGTAGCTTCAGCAAGCTTGTGAGCTTCACAGCTGATGTACTTACAGGGGTGCCTTCGATTATAACCGGTGTCTTTGCCTATCTTTTGATTGTATTGCGTTTCGGAGGTTTCTCGGCCTTTGCCGGGGGGGTGGCACTGGCTACAATGATGATACCTTTTATAGTAAGAACAACTGAAGAGTCAATGAAAATGGTGCCATGGAATACAAGAGAAGCTTCTATAGCTCTCGGCGCAACCAAGTGGCAAACAACCTTATTTGTTGTACTGGGTGCTGCAAGGTTTGGAATTATTACCGGAATCCTTCTTATTATTGCAAGAATATCTGGTGAAACTGCACCTTTGCTTTTCACAGCCTTCGGCAGTAGATTCTGGTCTAATGGTGTGTTCAAACCTGTAACCGCTCTTCCACTTATGATATACAACTATGCAATATCACCCTTTAATTCCTGGCACAATATGGCATGGGGAGGTGCCCTTGTTCTGGTTGCAGGAATTTTTTCCCTTAACATAATTATAAGACTTATTGCCGGCAGGAGATGATAATTATGAATAACAAGATGCAGATTCTGAACCTAACAGCAGGCTTTGGAGATACTGAGGTACTTAAAAATATTACAATGGATATACCTGAGAATAAAGTTGTAACAATTATAGGTCCCAGTGGATGTGGCAAAAGCACCTTTGTGAGGTGTCTCGACAGACTCCATGAGGTTATCAGAGGTGCCTGGACTAAGGGTAAAGTTCTGCTGGATGGCTCTGATATCTATATGGAGGACCCTATTGACCTGAGGAGAAGGGTGGGAATGGTTTTTCAGATGCCCAATCCCTTCCCAAAGAGTATATATGACAATGTGGCTTTTGGACCAAGGCTACATGGAACACGAGATAAAAAATCTCTGGATAAAATAGTGGAAGAAAGTTTAAAAAAGGCAGCTCTGTGGAATGGTGTAAAGGACAGACTTAAGGATAATGCATTATCCCTCAGTGGAGGTCAGCAGCAGAGATTGTGTATTGCAAGAGCTCTTGCAGTTGAACCAGAGGTGATTCTGATGGATGAACCTACATCATCTCTTGACCCTGTGGCTTCTGCGGAAATTGAAGACCTTATTCTCGACCTCAAGAAGAGATATACTGTGGTTATAGTTACACACAATATGCAGCAGGCTGCAAGAATTGGCGATTTTACGGCATTTTTTCTTCTTGGCAAACTGATAGAATATGGAGAGACTGCCCAGATATTTGAGAATCCAAAAGATAAGAAAACAGAAGACTATATAACAGGAAGGTTTGGGTAAATTTGAAAAATAACGGGGGTTTTTAAATGGCAAGAAAAGCTCTTGAAGAAGGATTGAATGAGATAAGAAATAATACAATTAAGCTGGGAGAACTAACAAAAGAAGCTATCATTAAATCTGTTGAATCTCTCAAAAATAGAGATATTGAAATGGCAGAGAAAGTTATGGAGCTTGAAGAGAAAAGCGATATTATAAACCTTGAAATAGATGAGGATGCCCTCAGAATGACTGCTCTCCAGCAGCCTGTGGCAAAGGACCTCAGGTTTATAAGTGCAATGATAAAGATAAGCGATAACTTCGAAAGAATATGTGACCTTGCAGAAAAAATTGCACACATAACAATTAAGTATAAGGAAAAGAAGTTTCTCAAACCTTTAATTGATATTCCGAGAATGGCTTCAGTTATTGCCGAGATGATTGACATTGACTTGGAGGCAATTGAAAATGACACATCACCCTCTGTGGATAAACTTATAGAGAAGGATGACCTTATTGATAATCTTTATATTCAGATTTATAATGAGCTTATTTCCTTTATGATAAGAGACCCGAAAAATATAGATGATGCAACAGACCTTCTCTTTGTGGCGAGACACCTTGAGAGAATAGGTGATATCGCAGCAAAAACAGGAGCAAAGATAGTATATATGGTCGAAGGTAGAAGAGTATGGATTAAATGAACTCATCAAAAAATTATGAGCCAGAAGAAAAGAAGAATATCTTTGTTGTGCAGGAGCATCATGCGAGAAGACTCCACTATGACTTTCGTCTGTCAATAGATAATGTGCTAAAAAGCTGGGCTGTTCCCAGACCCCCACCTGTTGAGCATGGTGTGCGCAGGCTGGCAATTCAGACAGAGGACCATCCCATGGAATATGCAGGTTTTGAGGGTGTGATTCCAGAAGGTAAATACGGTGCGGGAGAAGTAAAGATATGGGATAGAGGGAGTTGTGAAATTGAAAGTATAAAAGAGGAGAAGATAGTCTTCCATCTCAGGGGTAGGAAGCTTCGGGGCCGCTATGTACTGCTGCGTTTCAGGAAGGGGGGAGAGAATGCCTGGCTCTTATTCAAGGCAGGAGAAAAGAAAAATAAAAAATAGCAGAACCAATCTATTTTGTTTTACTCCTATAACCTTCAATCTCCTTTATCAGCCTCTCAGCCTCCTTTACCCTGCTGCTCTTTCTGAGCTTCATTATATCAAGAAAACCTTCTGCCTTCTTAACAATAGTATCAAGATAATTGAAGATATCCCCTGAGAAGGTTTCGATGTAATAGGCTGAGAGGCTTCTTGAAATCTCTTTTATATTCTTTTTCTGCCTCCTGAGCATAATGATTTTTTCTGATAGCATTTCAAGGCTATGCTGACAGTAGGGAAACTCCTCACAGGAGCAGATAAGGAACTCCTGCCTCACCATCTCTATAATATCCATAAACTCCTTTCTGGGCTCCTGAAAGATTATACCTAAAGCGTCGAAGTATCGCATGGGTACAGTAACCCTATAAGTTTTCTGAAT from archaeon BMS3Bbin15 carries:
- the pstA gene encoding phosphate transport system permease protein PstA, with protein sequence MLERKLKDKIFTVFCIGSAILALIPLMSMLSTIIFRGFSVINLDFLTQLPTPVGTPGGGFGNAIQGSIITCGIASIIGIPLGVIAGMYLAEYKKSSFSKLVSFTADVLTGVPSIITGVFAYLLIVLRFGGFSAFAGGVALATMMIPFIVRTTEESMKMVPWNTREASIALGATKWQTTLFVVLGAARFGIITGILLIIARISGETAPLLFTAFGSRFWSNGVFKPVTALPLMIYNYAISPFNSWHNMAWGGALVLVAGIFSLNIIIRLIAGRR
- the pstB3_1 gene encoding phosphate import ATP-binding protein PstB 3; its protein translation is MNNKMQILNLTAGFGDTEVLKNITMDIPENKVVTIIGPSGCGKSTFVRCLDRLHEVIRGAWTKGKVLLDGSDIYMEDPIDLRRRVGMVFQMPNPFPKSIYDNVAFGPRLHGTRDKKSLDKIVEESLKKAALWNGVKDRLKDNALSLSGGQQQRLCIARALAVEPEVILMDEPTSSLDPVASAEIEDLILDLKKRYTVVIVTHNMQQAARIGDFTAFFLLGKLIEYGETAQIFENPKDKKTEDYITGRFG
- a CDS encoding hypothetical protein (phosphate-specific transport system accessory protein PhoU homolog), with the translated sequence MARKALEEGLNEIRNNTIKLGELTKEAIIKSVESLKNRDIEMAEKVMELEEKSDIINLEIDEDALRMTALQQPVAKDLRFISAMIKISDNFERICDLAEKIAHITIKYKEKKFLKPLIDIPRMASVIAEMIDIDLEAIENDTSPSVDKLIEKDDLIDNLYIQIYNELISFMIRDPKNIDDATDLLFVARHLERIGDIAAKTGAKIVYMVEGRRVWIK
- a CDS encoding putative DNA ligase-like protein/MT0965; its protein translation is MNSSKNYEPEEKKNIFVVQEHHARRLHYDFRLSIDNVLKSWAVPRPPPVEHGVRRLAIQTEDHPMEYAGFEGVIPEGKYGAGEVKIWDRGSCEIESIKEEKIVFHLRGRKLRGRYVLLRFRKGGENAWLLFKAGEKKNKK